In the genome of Candidatus Electrothrix rattekaaiensis, the window CACGGCCAGTCGGTCTTTGACGATTTTCCAGTCAATGGTCGAGAAGGGGGTGAAGAGTTCTTCACCTTGGGAGCGGTTCCGGGTGGCAATGCCTCCGCTCTCGGTGGACCCGTAAACCTCAATCACCCCGCAGGGATTGTGGCGACAGAAGGCCGTATTATCGTCGGCCTCCAGCATACCGGCTGAAGAAAAGGCCAGCCGCAGATCAAGCGTTCTTTCCCGCAAAACCCGGTAATGGGCCGGAACACTGGCAAAGACCGTCACCTTATGTTGCTTTGCGGTCTCAACGATCTCGTTGGGAAAGGAAGGCGTTTCATTGAGCACAGTTGCCGAGGACACCAAGGGCAGCACCACCGAGAACAGGAGTCCGTAGATATGCCAAGGCGGCACCGTCGCCATGATGCAGTCCTGTTCCGAGACAGCATATTGTTCAGCATGAAAAAGGGATTCGCCAAAGATATTTTCACCAGTTTTTGACCAGACCCTGGGCGTACCCGTGGAACCTCCAGTAAAAATTTTCAGCAGCTCTGCGTGCGGGTTGCCAACAGCATGGGCAGGAAGAAGCGGAGGAACTGTCTTCCTCTCCGCTGGCGGAGATGCTTGCGGTCGCGGGATCTGCATTACTTCCACCCCGGCAGGCAGTTCTCTATGCGTATCAGTGATCGCAAGATGGAAACCGGTCACCTTCTGCATCTGGGCCAAACTCTTCGCGGAAAGGGCATAGGGCAGGAGCAGGGGAGGTCCGCCAGCCAAGGAGGCCAGCAGAGCCGCCGCTATTACAGCCTTATCATCAGCAGCCAGACAGACGGGCTTGTCCTGATGATCGGTCCGGGCAAAAAGGTCCAGCAGGTCAGCAGCCAGAGCATAGACCTGGGCAAAACTGCTGCCGCAGCGAGTGAATTCCCTGTCTGGATACTTGGGGCCTGCGAGTAGCTCTCCAATGATTTGCTCAGTACTGCGGTGCTGCTTCATGGCGCATCCTGCAAGGTTTTGCCAAAGGAGTGACCACTCAAGCTTCGATCTCTGGGGACAAAGGTATTGCCTGCCATTTCCCGTTTCACAACCTCCTTGAACAGCCGGGCCATTTTGATGGACTGGCTTTCCTCCTGATAAAAGGTATTCCAGGCATAATCTAACAGCTCTTGGAGTCTTTCCGGTGATATGTGCTTGGGCTGATACACCACCTTGTCGGCAGAATATTCATTCCAGTCATGAGAGAGGATGCGATTCTGCTCCTGTAATTCGGCAGAGGCCTTGGTGTGGGGAAAGGGGGTCAGTACGGTAAACTCAGCAAGATCCAGCTCAATCTCCAGGAGAAAATCAATGAGTCGTTTGATGAAATCTTCGGTATGATTGTCCAGGCCCAGGAGGATGGTTCCTTCCACGCCGATCCCGTGGTCATGATAGCGTTTGATCCGCTCCTTGATATACTCCGAGGTATCAAAGACCGCCTGATAAACGTACCAAGCCCCGGCCTGAGCAGCTAGATCAAGCACTTCAGGCTTATCTTCAATGGGATGGCAGCACCAGTTCTTTTTTAGGGGGATCATTTCCCGGAACAGGTCCATTTCCCAGGCCGTATCCTGGGCCAGGGAATTATCCACGAGAAAGAGGCGGTTATTGTCAATCCCGCTGAGTTCCTCCACCACCTTATCCACAGGTCGGGGCCGGAACTCTCTGCCCCCCAAGTAGGAAACTGCGCAGGGGTAGCAGTTGAAGCGGCAGCCCCGTGAAGCATGGACCAGATCAACCATCTGCACGCCTTTATGATTATAGAGCCTGCGCTTGAGAATATCCCGCCGGGCCGGGCCGACCAAGGCGATGTCGGGTCGGTCGTTGATAAAATCATAACAGGGTTTCAGGTTGCCTTTTCTGAAGTCGGACAGTACTTGCTCCATCCGGCCTTCCGCCTCACCGAGAAAGACGGCATCTGCGTGCTGCATGGTTTCTTCGGCATGGAGCATGGTGGCAATGCCGCCGAAGATCACCTTGGTGCCCTGCTTGCGATATTGATCCGCGATTTCCCAGCCCCGTTTCACCTGCACGGTGAGCATCATGGAGATACCGACAAAATCCACCGGGTCGTCAAAGTCGATCTCCTCCAGATTTTCATCGATAAAATCAACGTCAACGTAGTCGGGCAAGGCGGCGGCAAAGACCACAGGACCGTGCGGGGGCAG includes:
- a CDS encoding AMP-binding protein; translation: MKQHRSTEQIIGELLAGPKYPDREFTRCGSSFAQVYALAADLLDLFARTDHQDKPVCLAADDKAVIAAALLASLAGGPPLLLPYALSAKSLAQMQKVTGFHLAITDTHRELPAGVEVMQIPRPQASPPAERKTVPPLLPAHAVGNPHAELLKIFTGGSTGTPRVWSKTGENIFGESLFHAEQYAVSEQDCIMATVPPWHIYGLLFSVVLPLVSSATVLNETPSFPNEIVETAKQHKVTVFASVPAHYRVLRERTLDLRLAFSSAGMLEADDNTAFCRHNPCGVIEVYGSTESGGIATRNRSQGEELFTPFSTIDWKIVKDRLAVRSPYISPDLPVDEQGFFLANDRAEARSTDGLPNGFLLKGRSDAVVKVGGKRVDLDEIAALIKKEPGVIDCLVTTLPESGGRGQRIAALIQGEDIDKEQMKKTLEKSLEPYALPRLLKIVAALPVKQNGKYDWPAITRLLKNA
- a CDS encoding cobalamin-dependent protein (Presence of a B(12) (cobalamin)-binding domain implies dependence on cobalamin itself, in one of its several forms, or in some unusual lineages, dependence on a cobalamin-like analog.), with product MKFKLIYPKWPKLDRQTEFHLPPHGPVVFAAALPDYVDVDFIDENLEEIDFDDPVDFVGISMMLTVQVKRGWEIADQYRKQGTKVIFGGIATMLHAEETMQHADAVFLGEAEGRMEQVLSDFRKGNLKPCYDFINDRPDIALVGPARRDILKRRLYNHKGVQMVDLVHASRGCRFNCYPCAVSYLGGREFRPRPVDKVVEELSGIDNNRLFLVDNSLAQDTAWEMDLFREMIPLKKNWCCHPIEDKPEVLDLAAQAGAWYVYQAVFDTSEYIKERIKRYHDHGIGVEGTILLGLDNHTEDFIKRLIDFLLEIELDLAEFTVLTPFPHTKASAELQEQNRILSHDWNEYSADKVVYQPKHISPERLQELLDYAWNTFYQEESQSIKMARLFKEVVKREMAGNTFVPRDRSLSGHSFGKTLQDAP